The DNA segment ACCTTGGTTTTGGTCACCCATGACGAGCGCCTGGCTCATCGCTGCCAGCGCCTGATCCGCCTCGAAGGCGGTCATCTCGTCGACCGTGTGGAGCCCTGATGGCGCGCCTACCCTTTCCCCGCCTGCTCGCCCTGGCACTGCGCCAGTTGCTGCGTGATGCCCGCGCCGGCGAGTTGCGCGTGCTGTTCTTTGCCTTGCTCGTGGCCGTCGCCGCCAGCACCGCCATTGGCTACTTCAGCGCCCGTCTGAACGGCGCCATGCTGCTGCGCGCTACGGAGTTCCTCGGCGCGGACTTGCTGCTCAGCGGTAGCTCACCGGCTAGCGCCGAACAAATTGCGGCGGGCCAGCGACTGAGCTTGCAACACGCCCAAGTGGTGGAGTTCTCCAGCGTCATCGCGACCGATGAAAATATCCAATTGGCCAGCGTCAAAGCCGCCGACAGCGCCTATCCGCTGCGCGGCGAGTTGAAAAGCGCCGCCGCACCTTACCAGACAGAAACCGTCGGCGGCGGCCCGCAGCCTGGCGAAGCCTGGGCCGAGCCACGTCTGCTGGCCGCCTTGAACCTCAAAATCGGCGATAGCATCGAGGTCGGCGCCAAGACGTTGCGACTCAGTCGTGTGCTCACCTATGAGCCCGACCGCGCGGGCGACTTTTATAGCCTGACCCCCAGGCTGCTGATGAATCTCAGCGACCTCTCCGCGACCGGCATCGTGCAACCAGGCAGCCGCGTGCGTTACCGCGAGCTATGGCGCGGTACAGCAGATGCGCTCGCCAGCTATCGCAAGGCAATCAAGCCCACACTCGCCGCACACCAGCAGCTGGAGGATGCGCGCGATGGCAACCGGCAGATCGGCGGAGCCCTCGGCCGTGCCGAGCGTTACCTGAACCTTGCCAGCTTGGCGGCAGTGCTGCTCGCCGGCGTAGCGGTGGCGCTCTGCGCGACGCGCTTCGCCGCCCGGCGCTTTGACGCAAGCGCCCTGCTGCGCTGCCTGGGTCTGTCGCGTAGCGAAGCCTTGGGCCTTTACAGCCTGCAACTGGCCATGCTTGGTTTAGCCGCCAGCAGCCTCGGTGCCCTGCTCGGCTGGCTGGCGCAACAGGGGTTGTTTTATTTATTACAAGGCCTGTTGCCCGCCGAGGTACCGGCCGGTGGCCTGCCCCCTGCCTTGGCCGGGATCGCCACGGGCTTGGTTGCCCTGGCAGGGTTTGCTTTACCGCCGCTGGCCGCCCTTGGGCGCGTACCGCCGCTGCGGGTACTGCGGCGCGATCTGCTACCGGTGCCGCCGAGTTCCTGGCTGGTCTACGGCGCCGCCCTGCTGGCGCTGACCCTGATTATGTGGCGCCTGAGCCTGGATCTGAGCCTGACCCTGGCCCTACTTGGCGGCGGCCTGATTGCAGCTCTACTGCTCGCAAGCCTGCTCATCTTCGCCCTGCACGGCCTGCGTCGTTTACTGACCCGCGCGTCGCTACCTTTGCGCCTGGGCCTCGGCCAGTTGCTGCGCCACCCACTGGCAGCCGCCGGGCAAGCCTTGGCATTCGGCCTGATCTTGCTGGCCATGGCACTGATCGCGCTATTGCGTGGCGAACTGCTGGATAGCTGGCAAGATCAACTACCAAAAGAGGCACCCAATCATTTTGCCTTGAATGTGCTATCGGCCGAGAAGGAGGCCTTCGCCGCACGTTTAGCTGTGCTCTCGCCACATCCCGCACTGCTCTACCCGGTGGTGCCAGGACGCTTGGTCGCCATCAATGGCGAAACCGTCAAGCGCGTGGTGAGTAAGGATACGACCGGCGACCGCGCCATCCGCCGCGACCTCAGCCTCACCTGGGCTGCCGAGTTACCACAAGGCAATCGCCTAAGCGCCGGCCGTTGGTGGACCAGCACTCACGCCAACGGGTTACCCGGCGTTTCAGTCGAGACCAAACTCGCCGCAAGCCTGCAACTCAAACTCGGCGACCGCCTGAGCTTCAGCGTCGGCGGACTCAGCCGTGATGCCCAAGTCACCAGCTTGCGCGAGGTCGACTGGGATAGCTTCCAGCCCAATTTCTACATGGTCTTCGAGCCCGGCACCTTGCAGGATCTACCCGTCACCTACCTGACCAGCTTCTATCTGCCGCC comes from the Pseudomonas cavernicola genome and includes:
- a CDS encoding ABC transporter permease, whose product is MARLPFPRLLALALRQLLRDARAGELRVLFFALLVAVAASTAIGYFSARLNGAMLLRATEFLGADLLLSGSSPASAEQIAAGQRLSLQHAQVVEFSSVIATDENIQLASVKAADSAYPLRGELKSAAAPYQTETVGGGPQPGEAWAEPRLLAALNLKIGDSIEVGAKTLRLSRVLTYEPDRAGDFYSLTPRLLMNLSDLSATGIVQPGSRVRYRELWRGTADALASYRKAIKPTLAAHQQLEDARDGNRQIGGALGRAERYLNLASLAAVLLAGVAVALCATRFAARRFDASALLRCLGLSRSEALGLYSLQLAMLGLAASSLGALLGWLAQQGLFYLLQGLLPAEVPAGGLPPALAGIATGLVALAGFALPPLAALGRVPPLRVLRRDLLPVPPSSWLVYGAALLALTLIMWRLSLDLSLTLALLGGGLIAALLLASLLIFALHGLRRLLTRASLPLRLGLGQLLRHPLAAAGQALAFGLILLAMALIALLRGELLDSWQDQLPKEAPNHFALNVLSAEKEAFAARLAVLSPHPALLYPVVPGRLVAINGETVKRVVSKDTTGDRAIRRDLSLTWAAELPQGNRLSAGRWWTSTHANGLPGVSVETKLAASLQLKLGDRLSFSVGGLSRDAQVTSLREVDWDSFQPNFYMVFEPGTLQDLPVTYLTSFYLPPQHERQLVELARTFPAVTLLQVEALLAQLRSILAQVTLAVEYVLLFVLAAGLAVLFAGLQATLDERIRQGALLRALGAERGLLIKARCAEFGVLGAASGMLAALGCELVSFLLYRLAFDMAWQPHPWLLLLPLLGALLVGSAGVLGTSRALNISPLTVLREG